One window from the genome of Nicotiana sylvestris chromosome 9, ASM39365v2, whole genome shotgun sequence encodes:
- the LOC104227026 gene encoding D-cysteine desulfhydrase 2, mitochondrial isoform X3 codes for MVSSFTFRLHYGSSPNGLKEALKSNFPKEEFVSNILKRKWALRIPDTKINQITISKDGLQQGGENLWNLSFLNNPQPSLGDHMTGKNRQEPSFYVVRDDLLHPLVNGNKARKLDALLPLLEDSSATDVVTCGGCQSAHAAAVAMSCAERGLKSHLLLRGEQPATLTGYNLISSLYGNVRYVPRSLYAKRAEMLLKHAHLVAGNDGLVFSLADLEASLSSNGFSEHSSHVDALTKRSKKVVVVNEGAGDAAALLGVVRLVEYLSQDHLFGKDQPLKIIIDAGTGTTAVGLGIGAVCLGLPWEVTAVMLADTIDGYQKKEESLISEFRRCFTLHHGEQALSGLEPGLVQWVERSFPRKFGNILKGEVEICQKIAQETGILVDPVYTLAAWELATQLGQEENAKVVMLHTGGTLGVKRELRAK; via the exons ATGGTTTCATCTTTTACATTCAGACTTCATTATGGGTCATCTCCAAATGGTCTCAAG GAAGCTTTGAAATCCAATTTTCCTAAGGAGGAGTTTGTGTCGAATATACTTAAGAGGAAATGGGCATTGAGAATCCCAGATACAAAAATTAACCAAATAACGATATCAAAAGATGGTCTTCAGCAGGGAGGTGAAAATCTTTGGAATCTTTCCTTTCTGAATAATCCACAACCATCTTTGGGTGATCACATGACGGGAAAAAACCGACAAGAACCTTCATTTTATGTTGTAAGAGATGATTTGTTGCATCCTTTGGTGAATGGTAATAAGGCGAGGAAACTGGACGCACTACTCCCTCTCTTGGAAGACAGTTCCGCGACAGATGTT GTCACATGCGGAGGTTGCCAAAGTGCGCATGCTGCAGCTGTTG CTATGTCATGTGCTGAAAGGGGATTAAAGTCACATTTACTTCTCCGAGGAGAACAGCCAGCAACTCTGACGGGTTACAATCTAATTTCATCATTATATGGAAACGTTAGATATGTTCCAAGATCTCTATATGCTAAGAGGGCGGAGATGCTCTTAAAGCATGCACATCTTGTTGCAGGAAATGACGGCTTAGTTTTCTCGCTTGCTGATTTAGAGGCTTCGTTATCCTCTAATGGATTCAGTGAACACTCTTCACACGTGGATGCTCTTACGAAAAGGAGTAAGAAGGTAGTTGTTGTTAATGAAGGCGCTGGAGATGCTGCCGCATTGCTAG GTGTTGTGCGCCTCGTTGAGTACTTGTCTCAGGACCATTTATTTGGGAAAGATCAACCATTAAAAATCATTATAGATGCGGGAACAGGGACAACTGCTGTTGGTTTAGGGATTGGAGCAGTGTGCTTAGG TCTCCCATGGGAGGTCACTGCAGTTATGCTGGCTGACACGATTGATGGGTACCAGAAAAAGGAGGAAAGTTTAATTTCTGAATTCCGTAGATGCTTTACTCTTCATCATGGTGAGCAAGCGCTGAGTGGATTGGAACCTGGACTTGTGCAGTGGGTTGAACGCAGCTTTCCAAGAAA ATTTGGCAATATACTGAAGGGGGAAGTTGAAATATGTCAAAAGATTGCACAAGAGACAGGTATTCTTGTTGATCCGGTTTACACTTTGGCTGCTTGGGAATTGGCAACTCAACTTGGTCAGGAGGAAAATGCGAAAGTGGTGATGCTTCACACAGGAGGTACActtg
- the LOC104227026 gene encoding D-cysteine desulfhydrase 2, mitochondrial isoform X1: protein MVSSFTFRLHYGSSPNGLKEALKSNFPKEEFVSNILKRKWALRIPDTKINQITISKDGLQQGGENLWNLSFLNNPQPSLGDHMTGKNRQEPSFYVVRDDLLHPLVNGNKARKLDALLPLLEDSSATDVVTCGGCQSAHAAAVAMSCAERGLKSHLLLRGEQPATLTGYNLISSLYGNVRYVPRSLYAKRAEMLLKHAHLVAGNDGLVFSLADLEASLSSNGFSEHSSHVDALTKRSKKVVVVNEGAGDAAALLGVVRLVEYLSQDHLFGKDQPLKIIIDAGTGTTAVGLGIGAVCLGLPWEVTAVMLADTIDGYQKKEESLISEFRRCFTLHHGEQALSGLEPGLVQWVERSFPRKFGNILKGEVEICQKIAQETGILVDPVYTLAAWELATQLGQEENAKVVMLHTGGTLATKEKKTKNLRITVIRFLCGSWVDIILKCWPK, encoded by the exons ATGGTTTCATCTTTTACATTCAGACTTCATTATGGGTCATCTCCAAATGGTCTCAAG GAAGCTTTGAAATCCAATTTTCCTAAGGAGGAGTTTGTGTCGAATATACTTAAGAGGAAATGGGCATTGAGAATCCCAGATACAAAAATTAACCAAATAACGATATCAAAAGATGGTCTTCAGCAGGGAGGTGAAAATCTTTGGAATCTTTCCTTTCTGAATAATCCACAACCATCTTTGGGTGATCACATGACGGGAAAAAACCGACAAGAACCTTCATTTTATGTTGTAAGAGATGATTTGTTGCATCCTTTGGTGAATGGTAATAAGGCGAGGAAACTGGACGCACTACTCCCTCTCTTGGAAGACAGTTCCGCGACAGATGTT GTCACATGCGGAGGTTGCCAAAGTGCGCATGCTGCAGCTGTTG CTATGTCATGTGCTGAAAGGGGATTAAAGTCACATTTACTTCTCCGAGGAGAACAGCCAGCAACTCTGACGGGTTACAATCTAATTTCATCATTATATGGAAACGTTAGATATGTTCCAAGATCTCTATATGCTAAGAGGGCGGAGATGCTCTTAAAGCATGCACATCTTGTTGCAGGAAATGACGGCTTAGTTTTCTCGCTTGCTGATTTAGAGGCTTCGTTATCCTCTAATGGATTCAGTGAACACTCTTCACACGTGGATGCTCTTACGAAAAGGAGTAAGAAGGTAGTTGTTGTTAATGAAGGCGCTGGAGATGCTGCCGCATTGCTAG GTGTTGTGCGCCTCGTTGAGTACTTGTCTCAGGACCATTTATTTGGGAAAGATCAACCATTAAAAATCATTATAGATGCGGGAACAGGGACAACTGCTGTTGGTTTAGGGATTGGAGCAGTGTGCTTAGG TCTCCCATGGGAGGTCACTGCAGTTATGCTGGCTGACACGATTGATGGGTACCAGAAAAAGGAGGAAAGTTTAATTTCTGAATTCCGTAGATGCTTTACTCTTCATCATGGTGAGCAAGCGCTGAGTGGATTGGAACCTGGACTTGTGCAGTGGGTTGAACGCAGCTTTCCAAGAAA ATTTGGCAATATACTGAAGGGGGAAGTTGAAATATGTCAAAAGATTGCACAAGAGACAGGTATTCTTGTTGATCCGGTTTACACTTTGGCTGCTTGGGAATTGGCAACTCAACTTGGTCAGGAGGAAAATGCGAAAGTGGTGATGCTTCACACAGGAGGTACActtg CAACGAAGGAGAAGAAGACAAAAAATCTTAGGATTACTGTCATTAGATTCCTTTGTGGATCGTGGGTTGACATAATCTTGaagtgttggcccaagtaa
- the LOC104227026 gene encoding D-cysteine desulfhydrase 2, mitochondrial isoform X2: MVSSFTFRLHYGSSPNGLKEALKSNFPKEEFVSNILKRKWALRIPDTKINQITISKDGLQQGGENLWNLSFLNNPQPSLGDHMTGKNRQEPSFYVVRDDLLHPLVNGNKARKLDALLPLLEDSSATDVVTCGGCQSAHAAAVAMSCAERGLKSHLLLRGEQPATLTGYNLISSLYGNVRYVPRSLYAKRAEMLLKHAHLVAGNDGLVFSLADLEASLSSNGFSEHSSHVDALTKRSKKVVVVNEGAGDAAALLGVVRLVEYLSQDHLFGKDQPLKIIIDAGTGTTAVGLGIGAVCLGLPWEVTAVMLADTIDGYQKKEESLISEFRRCFTLHHGEQALSGLEPGLVQWVERSFPRKFGNILKGEVEICQKIAQETGILVDPVYTLAAWELATQLGQEENAKVVMLHTGGTLGMFGLAQRYKSYFEMLTDESCS, from the exons ATGGTTTCATCTTTTACATTCAGACTTCATTATGGGTCATCTCCAAATGGTCTCAAG GAAGCTTTGAAATCCAATTTTCCTAAGGAGGAGTTTGTGTCGAATATACTTAAGAGGAAATGGGCATTGAGAATCCCAGATACAAAAATTAACCAAATAACGATATCAAAAGATGGTCTTCAGCAGGGAGGTGAAAATCTTTGGAATCTTTCCTTTCTGAATAATCCACAACCATCTTTGGGTGATCACATGACGGGAAAAAACCGACAAGAACCTTCATTTTATGTTGTAAGAGATGATTTGTTGCATCCTTTGGTGAATGGTAATAAGGCGAGGAAACTGGACGCACTACTCCCTCTCTTGGAAGACAGTTCCGCGACAGATGTT GTCACATGCGGAGGTTGCCAAAGTGCGCATGCTGCAGCTGTTG CTATGTCATGTGCTGAAAGGGGATTAAAGTCACATTTACTTCTCCGAGGAGAACAGCCAGCAACTCTGACGGGTTACAATCTAATTTCATCATTATATGGAAACGTTAGATATGTTCCAAGATCTCTATATGCTAAGAGGGCGGAGATGCTCTTAAAGCATGCACATCTTGTTGCAGGAAATGACGGCTTAGTTTTCTCGCTTGCTGATTTAGAGGCTTCGTTATCCTCTAATGGATTCAGTGAACACTCTTCACACGTGGATGCTCTTACGAAAAGGAGTAAGAAGGTAGTTGTTGTTAATGAAGGCGCTGGAGATGCTGCCGCATTGCTAG GTGTTGTGCGCCTCGTTGAGTACTTGTCTCAGGACCATTTATTTGGGAAAGATCAACCATTAAAAATCATTATAGATGCGGGAACAGGGACAACTGCTGTTGGTTTAGGGATTGGAGCAGTGTGCTTAGG TCTCCCATGGGAGGTCACTGCAGTTATGCTGGCTGACACGATTGATGGGTACCAGAAAAAGGAGGAAAGTTTAATTTCTGAATTCCGTAGATGCTTTACTCTTCATCATGGTGAGCAAGCGCTGAGTGGATTGGAACCTGGACTTGTGCAGTGGGTTGAACGCAGCTTTCCAAGAAA ATTTGGCAATATACTGAAGGGGGAAGTTGAAATATGTCAAAAGATTGCACAAGAGACAGGTATTCTTGTTGATCCGGTTTACACTTTGGCTGCTTGGGAATTGGCAACTCAACTTGGTCAGGAGGAAAATGCGAAAGTGGTGATGCTTCACACAGGAGGTACActtggtatgtttggtttggcTCAGCGCTACAAATCTTATTTCGAAATGTTGACAGATGAATCTTGTAGCTAA
- the LOC104227026 gene encoding D-cysteine desulfhydrase 2, mitochondrial isoform X5: MVSSFTFRLHYGSSPNGLKEALKSNFPKEEFVSNILKRKWALRIPDTKINQITISKDGLQQGGENLWNLSFLNNPQPSLGDHMTGKNRQEPSFYVVRDDLLHPLVNGNKARKLDALLPLLEDSSATDVVTCGGCQSAHAAAVAMSCAERGLKSHLLLRGEQPATLTGYNLISSLYGNVRYVPRSLYAKRAEMLLKHAHLVAGNDGLVFSLADLEASLSSNGFSEHSSHVDALTKRSKKVVVVNEGAGDAAALLGVVRLVEYLSQDHLFGKDQPLKIIIDAGTGTTAVGLGIGAVCLGLPWEVTAVMLADTIDGYQKKEESLISEFRRCFTLHHGEQALSGLEPGLVQWVERSFPRKFGNILKGEVEICQKIAQETGILVDPVYTLAAWELATQLGQEENAKVVMLHTGGTLVNF, encoded by the exons ATGGTTTCATCTTTTACATTCAGACTTCATTATGGGTCATCTCCAAATGGTCTCAAG GAAGCTTTGAAATCCAATTTTCCTAAGGAGGAGTTTGTGTCGAATATACTTAAGAGGAAATGGGCATTGAGAATCCCAGATACAAAAATTAACCAAATAACGATATCAAAAGATGGTCTTCAGCAGGGAGGTGAAAATCTTTGGAATCTTTCCTTTCTGAATAATCCACAACCATCTTTGGGTGATCACATGACGGGAAAAAACCGACAAGAACCTTCATTTTATGTTGTAAGAGATGATTTGTTGCATCCTTTGGTGAATGGTAATAAGGCGAGGAAACTGGACGCACTACTCCCTCTCTTGGAAGACAGTTCCGCGACAGATGTT GTCACATGCGGAGGTTGCCAAAGTGCGCATGCTGCAGCTGTTG CTATGTCATGTGCTGAAAGGGGATTAAAGTCACATTTACTTCTCCGAGGAGAACAGCCAGCAACTCTGACGGGTTACAATCTAATTTCATCATTATATGGAAACGTTAGATATGTTCCAAGATCTCTATATGCTAAGAGGGCGGAGATGCTCTTAAAGCATGCACATCTTGTTGCAGGAAATGACGGCTTAGTTTTCTCGCTTGCTGATTTAGAGGCTTCGTTATCCTCTAATGGATTCAGTGAACACTCTTCACACGTGGATGCTCTTACGAAAAGGAGTAAGAAGGTAGTTGTTGTTAATGAAGGCGCTGGAGATGCTGCCGCATTGCTAG GTGTTGTGCGCCTCGTTGAGTACTTGTCTCAGGACCATTTATTTGGGAAAGATCAACCATTAAAAATCATTATAGATGCGGGAACAGGGACAACTGCTGTTGGTTTAGGGATTGGAGCAGTGTGCTTAGG TCTCCCATGGGAGGTCACTGCAGTTATGCTGGCTGACACGATTGATGGGTACCAGAAAAAGGAGGAAAGTTTAATTTCTGAATTCCGTAGATGCTTTACTCTTCATCATGGTGAGCAAGCGCTGAGTGGATTGGAACCTGGACTTGTGCAGTGGGTTGAACGCAGCTTTCCAAGAAA ATTTGGCAATATACTGAAGGGGGAAGTTGAAATATGTCAAAAGATTGCACAAGAGACAGGTATTCTTGTTGATCCGGTTTACACTTTGGCTGCTTGGGAATTGGCAACTCAACTTGGTCAGGAGGAAAATGCGAAAGTGGTGATGCTTCACACAGGAGGTACActtg
- the LOC104227026 gene encoding D-cysteine desulfhydrase 2, mitochondrial isoform X4 yields the protein MVSSFTFRLHYGSSPNGLKEALKSNFPKEEFVSNILKRKWALRIPDTKINQITISKDGLQQGGENLWNLSFLNNPQPSLGDHMTGKNRQEPSFYVVRDDLLHPLVNGNKARKLDALLPLLEDSSATDVVTCGGCQSAHAAAVAMSCAERGLKSHLLLRGEQPATLTGYNLISSLYGNVRYVPRSLYAKRAEMLLKHAHLVAGNDGLVFSLADLEASLSSNGFSEHSSHVDALTKRSKKVVVVNEGAGDAAALLGVVRLVEYLSQDHLFGKDQPLKIIIDAGTGTTAVGLGIGAVCLGLPWEVTAVMLADTIDGYQKKEESLISEFRRCFTLHHGEQALSGLEPGLVQWVERSFPRKFGNILKGEVEICQKIAQETGILVDPVYTLAAWELATQLGQEENAKVVMLHTGGTLGTQLTR from the exons ATGGTTTCATCTTTTACATTCAGACTTCATTATGGGTCATCTCCAAATGGTCTCAAG GAAGCTTTGAAATCCAATTTTCCTAAGGAGGAGTTTGTGTCGAATATACTTAAGAGGAAATGGGCATTGAGAATCCCAGATACAAAAATTAACCAAATAACGATATCAAAAGATGGTCTTCAGCAGGGAGGTGAAAATCTTTGGAATCTTTCCTTTCTGAATAATCCACAACCATCTTTGGGTGATCACATGACGGGAAAAAACCGACAAGAACCTTCATTTTATGTTGTAAGAGATGATTTGTTGCATCCTTTGGTGAATGGTAATAAGGCGAGGAAACTGGACGCACTACTCCCTCTCTTGGAAGACAGTTCCGCGACAGATGTT GTCACATGCGGAGGTTGCCAAAGTGCGCATGCTGCAGCTGTTG CTATGTCATGTGCTGAAAGGGGATTAAAGTCACATTTACTTCTCCGAGGAGAACAGCCAGCAACTCTGACGGGTTACAATCTAATTTCATCATTATATGGAAACGTTAGATATGTTCCAAGATCTCTATATGCTAAGAGGGCGGAGATGCTCTTAAAGCATGCACATCTTGTTGCAGGAAATGACGGCTTAGTTTTCTCGCTTGCTGATTTAGAGGCTTCGTTATCCTCTAATGGATTCAGTGAACACTCTTCACACGTGGATGCTCTTACGAAAAGGAGTAAGAAGGTAGTTGTTGTTAATGAAGGCGCTGGAGATGCTGCCGCATTGCTAG GTGTTGTGCGCCTCGTTGAGTACTTGTCTCAGGACCATTTATTTGGGAAAGATCAACCATTAAAAATCATTATAGATGCGGGAACAGGGACAACTGCTGTTGGTTTAGGGATTGGAGCAGTGTGCTTAGG TCTCCCATGGGAGGTCACTGCAGTTATGCTGGCTGACACGATTGATGGGTACCAGAAAAAGGAGGAAAGTTTAATTTCTGAATTCCGTAGATGCTTTACTCTTCATCATGGTGAGCAAGCGCTGAGTGGATTGGAACCTGGACTTGTGCAGTGGGTTGAACGCAGCTTTCCAAGAAA ATTTGGCAATATACTGAAGGGGGAAGTTGAAATATGTCAAAAGATTGCACAAGAGACAGGTATTCTTGTTGATCCGGTTTACACTTTGGCTGCTTGGGAATTGGCAACTCAACTTGGTCAGGAGGAAAATGCGAAAGTGGTGATGCTTCACACAGGAGGTACActtg